The genomic DNA GCAAAAAATGGAATATTTTCATTTAAGCCTTTAAAATATTGCCATGCCTTCTCTTCTCCCATTCCTTGAATAAGTCCATCTACCATTGCATAATTTGTTCCTGAAATAGCAGGATTAGCCATCATAATTTCATCTTTATATTGTGTGTTTGCTAAGTCTTCCCAAACTTTTGGAGCTGGTAATTTTTTTTCTTTTAAAAGCTCATTATTTACCATAAAACCTACAGGAACTATTGAAATACCAGACCAATATCCATCTTTATCTCTATATTCAAGAGATATAAATTCAATATTTTCTTTTGATTCATATTTTTCTAAAAGTCCTTTATTTTTAGCAGCTATAAAACTATCAATTCCACCACCAAACCAAACATCAGCACTTGGTTTTCCATTTTCTGCTTGTATTCTAGATAAAACTTCTCCTGAAGATAAATCTAAAAAATCTACTTTTATTCCTGTTTCTTTTGTAAATTCTTGAAATATTTTCTCCTTATTTCCATAAGCAGCAACAACTTTTAAATTTTTTGCTAAAACTTGTGTTGTTAAAGTTACACAAGCTAGTAATGTAGTTAATATTATTTTTTTCATTGTAATCCTCCAATTAATCTTTTTTGATCTCTTTGTATGTTCCATCTTCGTATACTATAGGAACACATTTATTTGTTTTTATAGCTTTTATAAGCTCATCTACATTTTTTACTGGAAATGGTAGTTTTGTTGCAAATCTTCCAACTGCAACTTGATGATGAGCATCACTTGAACCTACAACTTGAATTCCTAATTTTTTAGCAGATTCAACAGCTTTTAAATTATTTTTTTCATCTGTACTTCCATTATATCCTTCTATTCCAGCTAATCCTTGAATAGTATATAAATTATCTTTAAGTCCTCTGTTATTAGTTCTAAAAGGATGTGCAGAAATGCATACTCCACCTGCTTCATTTACAAGATTAATAAATTCTTGAGCTGGAATTCTACCTTCTGGAACTTCATCTATTCCAAAAG from Fusobacterium hominis includes the following:
- a CDS encoding ABC transporter substrate-binding protein produces the protein MKKIILTTLLACVTLTTQVLAKNLKVVAAYGNKEKIFQEFTKETGIKVDFLDLSSGEVLSRIQAENGKPSADVWFGGGIDSFIAAKNKGLLEKYESKENIEFISLEYRDKDGYWSGISIVPVGFMVNNELLKEKKLPAPKVWEDLANTQYKDEIMMANPAISGTNYAMVDGLIQGMGEEKAWQYFKGLNENIPFFAKRGGEPPKKVASGEFAVAVIPMSGEFIAMEEKYPITTIYPEDMIPWVPAGMAIFKNAENLDEAKAFVDWALSKKGQEFIKSQDPRMMVRSDIEIPKSVKNINKDKLIKLNIDTLGADREKVLKKWNDQFGNKAQ
- a CDS encoding PHP-associated domain-containing protein; protein product: MLVDLHIHESKYSLDSHVSLEKIVEEAKRKGLDGIAITDHDDIQIKEEAEALSRKLNYPIFVGVEYLTLEGDIVAFGIDEVPEGRIPAQEFINLVNEAGGVCISAHPFRTNNRGLKDNLYTIQGLAGIEGYNGSTDEKNNLKAVESAKKLGIQVVGSSDAHHQVAVGRFATKLPFPVKNVDELIKAIKTNKCVPIVYEDGTYKEIKKD